DNA sequence from the Nitrospirota bacterium genome:
AGCGCCCGGATTTAGAACAACATTATAATAGTACCTCTCAACTCCGGTAGCCGGGTCTTTCATATCCCATTTATGATTGTTGTTTGCATCATGAATTGCCAGTGCAAGCTGCTCAATAACAATTGGCTGCTGTCCATCATTTCTGATACTGAAATCTGCATAAAAGTTAGGGTTAGATAAGCTTGCCCAAGGTTCGCCGCGTATCGGGTCAGACGTTCTCCAGAAATAATATACAGTGGGACTTCTGGAGATTATTTTATAGGTAACAATATTACTGGTGACATGGGTAAAATCATCCTCAGCCCACCATTCATAAATACCTAACGGTTTATTGGCGGGAACCGGATAAGGTATATCGAAATGCCCGATGGAATCTAAATTCTGTGATAGCGTTGAACAGTTGTTAGTGCCTTGCACGCAGAAATGAAGTGTTGCCGTCCTATACGGTGTAAAACCAGTATCCCACTGTGCAAATGTTGTCACACCGGGGATGCCTATCTCAGGAGTCTGAGCAATGGTCGGATCGAATGTAGAAGGATTTGTGATTGTATAAGTAAGATAATCGCTGCATATTGTTATTGTCTTATCAATTGTCGGCGTCAGATCACATGCCCGCCATTTGTATTCTCCGGGAGCTTTATTAGCAGTATAAGGAATATCCAAATGTCCGCTATCATCTACGGTGTAAAGAGGCGGATAATCCGTAGATGAGTCGTTCAGATTTATAACTTCAAGGCGCACCTGAGCATTGGGAATGAAATAATCAAGCGTCTGCGTGAATGTCGTTCCCGGAGGGCCGGAGTCAGGGGATTGGGAGATAAGCGGAGGATATAAAATTCTGGCGCTTCTTTATCGTCCGGATAAAGATCACGCTCTAATGCAGATAGAGGTGTGTTTCCTAAAACTGTTTTTTCAAGTGCTGAAGCACCAGGCGGTTCAGTTGGGTGAGCAAGTCCAATAAAGTGACCAATTTCATGTAAGGCAACGCTTTCGAGATCATTCCATACAAACGGGCACTGGTTGATGACACACCAATCATTTGTTGTAAACGTATTGTCGCTATTAAAAATTATAACTGCATTATAGATATCCGACCCTTTTTCAGGAGGATAACGGTATGTACAAGCACGATTCTCTCGAATATTACAACCTTCATAATTAATATATTCAGCAGGAATTTCTTCGGGACTTTTCTTTGTTATTAAATGGAGAGTGTCTGGATTATTAGGAGACGGGTTAAGGGTTTGGCCAATATAAGGTTCCCTTCTAAACTTCAAGTGTGAACCTTCAATATATCCCCACTTATTAAATGCGCTTTCAATTGCTGCAACTTCATCAGTACTAAATGCATTCGTGTCAATAATATATGTAATTGGATCATTGCCAGGCCATTTGCTATGTCTCAACGGCCTTGCAACGGCACTTGAAGCAAAAAGGACTAATATCAGAACCGATAAAAAAAAATCTTGCGAGCCATAACGTCCCCCTTTAAAATTAGTGTCAAAGAGTCAGAGTATCAAAGGTCAAAGTCGGATGGATTTCATAAACGCGTTCAGCATCATACCAAGCTCTTCGCGCATAGTTTCATATTTTTCGTATGCCTTCTGATCAATGAATTTCAGTTCGCAAGCTATTTCCAGCAGATACTCGGTTTCAACCAGTGATCTGTTTTCTATATTTAGAAAATTCAGGAATTCTTTTTTGCTTCTGCTTGCCTGTCCTTCGACAATATTCAAAGGCACAGAGAATGCCGCTCGTCTTATCTGCGAGGTCAATCCATAAAGCTCTTCCTTCGGAAATGTCTTGCTTGTTGCGTATATTTCCATAGCAAGCCCATGCGCCTTGTCCCATACTTTCAGCTTTTTGCAGCCCTTCTTTTCCATCACTTATCCCCCGATAGTGTCAAAGATCATAGTGTCAAAGTATCGAAGCATCAGAGTGTCCGAGTGTCAATCAGACTGCGATTCTATGCGGACAATGATGTGACTTCCACCATATGATGCTTTTGTCTGGCATCATTCACAATCTCTTCCAGTTTGGCAGCAACAGCATCATTGATCCAGTCCGCTCCGCACTGTGAGCAAACAGTAGCAGGAACATCCCTCACAACAACAACGCCAAATCCCAAATCAACTGTAAATGTGGTTTTCCCTTCCTTCTTGCTGCCTCCGCAAAGCGGACATTTATCGGTCGATGTGTCAAACGCCATACTTCCTCCTCGTTTTATAATCTGATTCAAAATGTTCCAAATCCGGCTTATATGCAGTGATAACAAAACAGCGACGTTTGTCGGTGTCTAATGCCGAAACAACGTGAAACGGATTCCCATCAACCCATCCAAAAAGTAAAGCACTCGGGAAAGGCTTGTCATCAGGATAATCTTCAATAACTTCTCCTGTCAGTAGAACTTTCATGACGGTATTCCTTGGAATCCCTCTTTCCATCATCCTTTCAAGTGCATGCCTCTGCCATTCGATATTGCCATTTTCAACTGCTTCTTTAAGCCCGTCTCTATTCATCTATAGTACATGTGTGAATCATGTGCAATATAATCGTAAATGTTCTCAATATCGGATATCGCTCTTTCGGCCCAAATCAGTTCTGCCATTTCTTCGAGAGCCTTTCAACGGCATCTTTATGTGAAAGTGTCCGGCCTTCTTTAATGTCTGCTTCACCTGCCTCGATTTTTTGCAGAAGATATATACGATAAATGAACTCCTCTATATCCACTTTATCAGGAAGCTCCTTCAATAAAACTTCAAGTTTTGATTTTAAGATTTCCATACCT
Encoded proteins:
- a CDS encoding matrixin family metalloprotease produces the protein MRHSKWPGNDPITYIIDTNAFSTDEVAAIESAFNKWGYIEGSHLKFRREPYIGQTLNPSPNNPDTLHLITKKSPEEIPAEYINYEGCNIRENRACTYRYPPEKGSDIYNAVIIFNSDNTFTTNDWCVINQCPFVWNDLESVALHEIGHFIGLAHPTEPPGASALEKTVLGNTPLSALERDLYPDDKEAPEFYILRLSPNPLTPALRERHSRRRLIISFPMLRCALKL
- a CDS encoding four helix bundle protein; the encoded protein is MEKKGCKKLKVWDKAHGLAMEIYATSKTFPKEELYGLTSQIRRAAFSVPLNIVEGQASRSKKEFLNFLNIENRSLVETEYLLEIACELKFIDQKAYEKYETMREELGMMLNAFMKSIRL
- a CDS encoding type II toxin-antitoxin system MqsA family antitoxin, which produces MAFDTSTDKCPLCGGSKKEGKTTFTVDLGFGVVVVRDVPATVCSQCGADWINDAVAAKLEEIVNDARQKHHMVEVTSLSA
- a CDS encoding DUF4258 domain-containing protein, translated to MNRDGLKEAVENGNIEWQRHALERMMERGIPRNTVMKVLLTGEVIEDYPDDKPFPSALLFGWVDGNPFHVVSALDTDKRRCFVITAYKPDLEHFESDYKTRRKYGV